A part of Deinococcus aerius genomic DNA contains:
- a CDS encoding gamma-glutamyltransferase family protein: MVATGQPLAAQAGLSVLQAGGNAVDAAIATAAALTVVEPTSNGIGGDLFALVWAGGELHGLNASGAAPAALTLDALPGGEMPRHGWTPVTVPGAVRGWADLHARFGRLPFADVLAPAIRYAREGYPLSPVLAAGWARATGIYRSLNLPVMKEWFRVFAPDGFTPAPGALWRSEGHARTLELVAQTNGAAFYEGELAEGIDAHARATGGLLRASDLAAHRSEWVTPIHARYGDHLVHEIPPNGQGIAALIALNVLNGMDLPDRRDDPDGLHLQIEAMKRGFHDAHTYVGDPRHVPVDVERLLGEANTASHRTSLGDLAHDPATRAPSTGGTVYLAAADGEGGMVSLIQSNYMGFGSGVVVPGTGIALHNRGHNFHLDPAHPNALAPGKRPYHTIIPGFLSHADGTPVGPFGVMGGFMQPQGHLQVVLNTVRYGMNPQQALDAPRWQWLSGKGVEVEHALGAQLARALSARGHEVRVQLDSGSFGRGQIIWRNPETGVLEGGTESRTDGHIAVW; this comes from the coding sequence ATGGTCGCCACCGGCCAACCCCTCGCCGCGCAGGCCGGGCTGAGCGTCCTGCAAGCCGGGGGCAACGCCGTGGACGCGGCCATCGCCACCGCCGCCGCCCTGACGGTCGTGGAGCCGACGAGCAACGGCATCGGCGGCGACCTGTTCGCCCTGGTGTGGGCGGGGGGCGAGCTGCATGGCCTGAACGCCAGCGGGGCCGCCCCCGCCGCGCTGACCCTGGACGCCCTGCCCGGGGGCGAGATGCCCCGGCACGGCTGGACGCCCGTGACCGTGCCCGGCGCGGTGCGCGGCTGGGCCGACCTGCACGCGCGCTTTGGCCGCCTGCCCTTCGCCGACGTGCTGGCCCCCGCCATCCGCTACGCTCGAGAGGGCTACCCGCTCTCGCCCGTGCTGGCCGCGGGGTGGGCGCGGGCTACGGGGATCTACCGGAGCCTGAACCTCCCGGTCATGAAGGAATGGTTCCGGGTCTTCGCGCCGGACGGCTTCACGCCCGCGCCCGGTGCCCTGTGGCGCAGCGAGGGCCATGCCCGCACGCTGGAGCTGGTTGCCCAGACGAACGGCGCTGCCTTCTACGAGGGCGAACTCGCCGAGGGGATCGACGCCCACGCCCGCGCGACGGGCGGGCTCCTGCGCGCCTCCGACCTCGCCGCCCACCGCTCGGAGTGGGTCACGCCCATCCACGCCCGCTACGGCGACCACCTCGTCCACGAGATTCCGCCGAACGGGCAGGGCATCGCGGCCCTGATCGCCCTCAACGTTCTGAACGGGATGGACCTCCCCGACCGCCGCGACGACCCGGACGGGCTGCACCTCCAGATCGAGGCGATGAAGCGCGGCTTCCACGACGCCCACACCTATGTGGGTGACCCCCGGCACGTGCCCGTGGACGTGGAGCGGCTGCTGGGTGAGGCCAACACCGCCAGCCACCGCACCTCCCTCGGCGACCTGGCGCACGATCCGGCCACCCGCGCGCCGAGTACCGGGGGCACCGTCTACCTCGCCGCCGCCGACGGGGAGGGCGGCATGGTCAGCCTGATCCAGAGCAACTACATGGGCTTCGGCTCCGGCGTGGTCGTGCCCGGCACCGGCATCGCCCTGCACAACCGGGGGCACAACTTCCACCTCGACCCCGCGCATCCCAACGCCCTCGCGCCCGGGAAGCGCCCGTATCACACGATCATCCCCGGCTTCCTGTCCCACGCGGACGGTACGCCGGTCGGCCCCTTCGGCGTGATGGGCGGCTTTATGCAGCCCCAGGGACACCTCCAGGTCGTGCTGAACACCGTCCGTTACGGCATGAACCCCCAGCAAGCCCTCGACGCCCCGCGCTGGCAGTGGCTCAGCGGCAAGGGGGTGGAGGTCGAACACGCCCTGGGGGCACAACTCGCCCGTGCCCTCTCTGCCCGGGGCCATGAGGTGCGGGTGCAACTCGACTCCGGTTCCTTCGGGCGGGGTCAGATCATCTGGCGCAACCCGGAGACGGGGGTTTTGGAGGGCGGGACGGAGAGCCGGACGGACGGGCACATCGCGGTGTGGTAA
- a CDS encoding tyrosine-protein phosphatase produces the protein MTSLAARRLPWGQCQNARDLGGLPTLDGRTIRPLALIRSDNHDRLGETGVVALRQAGIRRVVDLRSGWEAERFPSPLRDDPEYLNVPLFDEADTEGRDLVQAAETVLEVYRIMLERYPRQVVSALRAIAGAPTGGVAVHCHAGKDRTGVVVALALQVAGVAPEVIAADFALTDECLGRHYAEELAAVPEGEGRARLPSFQQARADTMLALFGHLRGTYGSVETYLRSGGMEDETFVHLRDRLRA, from the coding sequence ATGACCTCCCTCGCCGCCCGCCGTCTCCCCTGGGGCCAGTGCCAGAATGCGCGTGACCTCGGCGGACTGCCGACGTTGGATGGCCGCACCATCCGGCCGCTCGCCCTGATTCGGAGTGACAATCACGACCGCCTCGGGGAAACCGGGGTCGTGGCCTTACGCCAGGCTGGAATCAGGCGGGTGGTGGACCTGCGTTCAGGCTGGGAGGCCGAGCGGTTCCCCAGTCCCCTGAGGGATGACCCCGAGTACCTGAACGTCCCCCTCTTCGACGAGGCGGACACGGAGGGGCGCGACCTCGTTCAGGCCGCCGAAACGGTCCTCGAGGTGTACCGCATCATGCTGGAGCGCTATCCCCGGCAGGTGGTGAGCGCCCTGCGGGCTATTGCGGGTGCCCCGACAGGTGGGGTTGCCGTCCATTGCCATGCGGGCAAGGACCGGACGGGTGTGGTCGTCGCCCTCGCCCTGCAGGTGGCGGGCGTCGCCCCGGAAGTGATCGCCGCGGACTTCGCGCTGACGGACGAATGTTTGGGGCGGCACTATGCCGAGGAGCTAGCCGCCGTGCCGGAGGGTGAGGGCCGTGCCCGCTTGCCATCGTTTCAGCAGGCCAGGGCCGACACCATGCTGGCCCTGTTCGGCCACCTGCGAGGAACGTACGGGAGTGTGGAAACGTACCTCCGATCAGGCGGAATGGAGGATGAAACCTTCGTGCACCTGCGGGATCGCCTTCGGGCATGA
- a CDS encoding carbohydrate kinase family protein: MKFYVIGDVTVDHLYHLDRLPAPGEEVAPRRATMEPGGAGGTISVTLARLGHTVTLAARVGNDPFAEYALDRVRESGVVQTAIQRDPDHLTSTITVMQTPDGARAMISDGAANRQLDPARLKKKDIEGADALIVSAYSLTEGPQREYTLKAIEAAQKAKKPVPVFVDLGTGAVNKVGTDLIENVIGADYLTLNQHELLALTNTTSISAALAQLGEAGARRVVVKVGRLGSIVWTPTETELVDPIRPEGKVVDSTGAGDTFTAAFAHAVLTGQPLAQAARTANAAGALAATRVGAQARPITSADLEAALAQAPR, translated from the coding sequence GTGAAGTTTTACGTTATCGGTGACGTGACCGTCGATCACCTCTATCACCTTGACCGCCTGCCCGCCCCCGGAGAAGAGGTCGCCCCCAGGCGCGCCACCATGGAGCCCGGCGGGGCGGGCGGCACCATCAGCGTGACCCTGGCCCGGCTGGGCCACACGGTGACGCTCGCCGCCCGGGTGGGCAACGATCCCTTCGCCGAATACGCCCTGGACCGCGTGCGCGAAAGCGGCGTCGTCCAGACGGCCATCCAGCGCGACCCCGACCACCTCACGAGCACGATCACCGTGATGCAGACTCCCGACGGCGCCCGCGCCATGATCAGCGACGGGGCCGCCAACCGCCAGCTCGACCCCGCGAGGCTCAAGAAAAAGGACATCGAGGGGGCCGACGCCCTCATCGTCAGCGCCTACAGCCTCACGGAAGGGCCGCAGCGCGAGTACACGCTGAAGGCCATCGAGGCGGCGCAGAAGGCCAAGAAACCCGTCCCCGTCTTCGTGGACCTGGGGACCGGGGCCGTGAACAAGGTGGGCACCGACCTGATCGAGAACGTGATCGGGGCCGACTACCTGACCCTCAACCAGCACGAACTCCTGGCCCTGACGAACACGACGAGCATCAGCGCGGCGCTCGCGCAGCTCGGCGAGGCGGGCGCGCGGCGGGTCGTCGTGAAGGTGGGGCGCCTGGGCAGCATCGTCTGGACCCCCACCGAGACCGAACTCGTGGATCCCATCCGGCCCGAGGGCAAGGTCGTGGACTCGACCGGCGCGGGCGACACCTTCACCGCCGCCTTTGCCCACGCGGTCCTCACCGGCCAGCCGCTCGCCCAGGCGGCCCGCACCGCCAACGCCGCCGGGGCGCTCGCCGCCACCCGGGTGGGCGCCCAGGCGCGGCCCATCACCTCCGCCGACCTGGAAGCGGCGCTGGCGCAGGCTCCCCGGTAA
- the rsmA gene encoding 16S rRNA (adenine(1518)-N(6)/adenine(1519)-N(6))-dimethyltransferase RsmA, with protein sequence MTQPNSTTDLPLYSPARVRELLTRHGLRPTKSLGQNFLIDGNILRAIAEAGGAAPGVPVLEVGPGLGVLTREIASRGAIVTALEKDERLKPVLAETLAELDVKVVWGDALDFDYASLPPGTRVIANLPYYITGVLLSRFMGAPGVLSATVLVQKEVAQRLAAHPGDDNYGFLSALAALHGTVRHLRDVPRGAFLPAPDVTSSVVRLDFDRSRPLPDPAFLKFVEAALHHRRKTLRNNLRLAGLDGEAVAAAVEAARLRPDVRAEDVPLPDLLDVARRLGVVR encoded by the coding sequence GTGACCCAGCCCAACTCCACCACCGATCTCCCGCTCTACTCGCCCGCCCGGGTGCGCGAACTCCTCACGCGCCACGGGCTGAGGCCGACCAAAAGCCTGGGGCAGAACTTCCTGATCGACGGCAACATCCTGCGCGCCATCGCCGAGGCGGGCGGCGCGGCCCCCGGCGTCCCGGTGCTGGAGGTCGGCCCCGGCCTGGGCGTCCTGACCCGCGAGATCGCCTCGCGCGGCGCTATCGTCACCGCGCTGGAAAAGGACGAGCGCCTGAAACCCGTCCTCGCCGAGACGCTCGCGGAGCTAGATGTGAAGGTGGTCTGGGGCGACGCCCTCGACTTCGACTACGCCTCCCTCCCGCCCGGCACGCGCGTCATCGCCAACCTGCCGTACTACATCACCGGGGTGCTGCTCTCGCGCTTCATGGGGGCGCCGGGGGTCCTCTCGGCCACCGTCCTCGTCCAGAAGGAGGTCGCGCAGCGGCTCGCGGCCCACCCCGGCGACGACAACTACGGCTTCCTGAGCGCGCTGGCCGCCCTGCACGGCACCGTCCGCCACCTGCGCGACGTGCCCCGCGGCGCCTTCCTGCCCGCCCCCGACGTGACGAGCAGCGTGGTGCGGCTGGACTTCGACCGCTCCCGGCCATTGCCCGACCCGGCCTTCCTGAAATTTGTGGAGGCCGCCCTGCACCACCGCCGCAAGACCCTGCGGAACAACCTGCGCCTGGCGGGCCTGGATGGGGAGGCGGTGGCCGCGGCGGTGGAGGCCGCGCGCCTGCGCCCCGACGTGCGCGCCGAGGACGTGCCCCTCCCGGACCTCCTTGACGTTGCCCGGCGGCTCGGCGTGGTACGTTAG
- a CDS encoding tetratricopeptide repeat protein: MSGHGQGSAPGASVYSAHDGPRPPTEPLTAEPPRDWTAFARAGEWRRALAAARLAGAPPEVVAALDGAVGVQDGVRARRPGQARRSWAATQEALEAARARGLTGEAALLTSLLSPGTLTPALAALEGLGNGSGGETEPGALRERLTPAFAHPLTRAEALNAVGVLHALREEPGEARGAFEEALGTDPSHYRAITNIGNLELEAGQPGAAETRYREVLRLNPDYDGAHHNLGVALRRQGKVYESVGSIRRAQRLSVKRSQEDTREEMREQFRTNARLRTLRWVLLAAAVLILFLIVRGAGH, encoded by the coding sequence TTGAGCGGACACGGACAGGGTTCCGCGCCGGGCGCGTCAGTATACTCCGCGCATGACGGACCCCGCCCCCCCACCGAACCCCTCACCGCCGAGCCGCCCCGGGACTGGACGGCGTTCGCCCGCGCGGGCGAGTGGCGGCGGGCCCTGGCGGCCGCCCGCCTCGCGGGGGCTCCGCCCGAGGTGGTCGCCGCGCTCGACGGGGCGGTCGGCGTGCAGGACGGCGTGCGGGCGCGGCGCCCGGGACAGGCGCGGCGCAGTTGGGCCGCCACCCAGGAGGCGCTGGAGGCGGCGCGGGCGCGCGGCCTGACGGGTGAGGCGGCGCTGCTGACCTCCCTACTGTCGCCCGGCACGCTCACCCCCGCGCTGGCGGCCCTGGAGGGGCTGGGCAACGGGAGCGGCGGCGAGACGGAGCCGGGCGCGCTGCGGGAGCGGTTAACCCCGGCCTTCGCGCACCCCCTGACCCGGGCGGAGGCGCTGAACGCGGTCGGCGTGCTGCACGCGCTGCGCGAGGAGCCGGGCGAGGCCCGCGGGGCGTTCGAGGAGGCGCTGGGCACCGACCCCAGCCACTACCGGGCGATCACGAACATCGGCAACCTGGAGCTGGAGGCGGGACAGCCCGGGGCGGCGGAGACCCGCTACCGCGAGGTGCTGCGGCTCAACCCCGACTACGACGGGGCGCACCACAATCTCGGGGTGGCGCTGCGGCGGCAGGGCAAGGTGTACGAGTCGGTGGGCTCGATCCGCCGCGCCCAGCGCCTGAGCGTGAAGCGCTCGCAGGAGGACACCCGCGAGGAGATGCGCGAGCAGTTCCGCACAAACGCCCGGCTGCGGACCCTGCGCTGGGTGCTGCTGGCGGCGGCGGTGCTCATCCTGTTCCTGATCGTGCGCGGGGCGGGCCACTAG
- a CDS encoding NAD(P)H-hydrate dehydratase — protein MPEFVYAPGGVRALDARLEAAGLLDLAMEEAGRAVADAVHERFPGRRVLLLAGGGANGGDALVAARHLAAVGHGVEVLAAPAKHPLTRLNRRRLAAFGVKLGPLAPQAVTRASQSADVLVDGLLGTGFTPPLRPELVGVVEAVNAARAGGARVVAIDLPSGLDGASADAPDESVRADLTVTLTGLKTALLFGPAAHGVGEVVLAPLRVPGEWRAEHALATRPTDAEVAALLPMRSPDAHKGTAGRVWVVGGHPGTVGAAALAGLGALRAGSGLVTIHSSADVPLVTPELMVRRHAELGRALEEARAHGAPDALCVGMGLGPDAVHLARQLLAWNIPTVLDADALQPELAGAGHVVCVWTPHPGEAARLLGTSTGEITRDPLTAARRLQERFGGVVVLKGGPSVVAHAGGLSISRGGHPGMASAGMGDTLSGVIAALLGQGLSAPDAAAAGVRLHARAGERAGARHGYGLIATDVSAELGGAWLDLRGMG, from the coding sequence ATGCCGGAGTTCGTGTACGCCCCGGGGGGGGTGCGCGCCCTGGACGCGCGGCTGGAGGCGGCGGGCCTCCTCGACCTCGCCATGGAGGAGGCGGGCCGGGCGGTGGCGGACGCCGTTCATGAACGCTTCCCCGGGCGCCGGGTCCTGCTCCTGGCGGGGGGCGGCGCGAATGGTGGGGACGCTCTGGTGGCCGCGCGGCACCTCGCGGCGGTGGGACATGGGGTGGAGGTCCTCGCTGCCCCGGCCAAGCATCCCCTCACCCGGCTCAACCGGCGGCGGCTGGCGGCCTTCGGGGTGAAGCTGGGACCGCTGGCCCCGCAGGCCGTCACCCGCGCCTCCCAGAGTGCGGACGTGCTCGTGGACGGATTGCTGGGGACCGGCTTCACGCCACCGCTGCGCCCAGAACTCGTTGGGGTGGTTGAAGCGGTGAACGCGGCGCGGGCCGGGGGCGCAAGGGTCGTCGCCATCGACCTGCCGAGCGGCTTGGACGGGGCAAGCGCCGACGCGCCGGACGAGTCGGTGCGTGCCGACCTGACCGTGACCCTGACCGGCCTCAAGACCGCGCTGCTGTTCGGCCCCGCCGCGCACGGGGTTGGGGAAGTCGTGCTCGCGCCGCTGCGGGTGCCGGGAGAGTGGCGGGCGGAGCATGCCCTCGCCACCCGGCCCACCGACGCGGAGGTTGCGGCGCTGCTGCCCATGCGCTCCCCCGACGCCCACAAGGGCACCGCCGGGCGGGTGTGGGTGGTCGGGGGGCATCCCGGCACAGTTGGGGCGGCGGCCCTGGCGGGGTTGGGGGCGCTGCGGGCGGGGTCAGGGCTGGTGACGATTCACTCATCCGCGGACGTTCCCCTCGTCACGCCCGAGTTGATGGTTCGGCGGCACGCGGAGTTGGGCCGGGCGCTGGAGGAGGCGCGGGCGCACGGGGCGCCGGACGCCCTGTGTGTGGGAATGGGATTGGGGCCGGACGCCGTCCATCTGGCCCGGCAACTCCTCGCCTGGAACATTCCCACCGTCCTCGACGCCGACGCCCTTCAGCCCGAACTCGCCGGGGCCGGGCACGTTGTCTGCGTCTGGACACCCCACCCCGGCGAGGCGGCTCGGCTGCTGGGGACGAGTACAGGGGAGATCACGCGCGATCCGCTGACAGCCGCGAGAAGGCTGCAGGAGCGCTTCGGGGGCGTAGTCGTGCTTAAGGGCGGCCCCTCCGTGGTCGCGCACGCGGGGGGGCTCAGCATCAGCCGTGGCGGACACCCCGGGATGGCGAGCGCGGGCATGGGGGACACCCTCTCCGGGGTGATTGCGGCGCTGCTGGGGCAAGGTTTGTCGGCCCCTGACGCCGCCGCGGCGGGGGTGCGGCTGCACGCGCGGGCGGGGGAACGGGCCGGGGCACGGCACGGCTACGGGCTGATCGCCACCGACGTGAGCGCGGAGTTGGGGGGGGCGTGGCTCGACCTGCGGGGGATGGGGTAG
- a CDS encoding DUF4388 domain-containing protein — protein sequence MQGLLSDLPLMGILELVNTTRQTGVLDVKAEVPYTVAFVGGEIVGGGILDWLGVDALHASPMLPDEGSFEFKPSAVTGSPLAPYDHFMTDWARASDEWEQICAVIGSPSRVFQGGVPLFDEPGGRSVRGAARQAELPLFEVAQTLAEAVRQGRVEPTGRYAWHSLRLRSGTTRVTPSPVARALDGERNLGEVIAGGLDEWAVRDHLLAEIRAGLRFPGSGWVLRDLIWEEKHLR from the coding sequence ATGCAGGGACTCCTCTCCGACCTGCCCCTGATGGGGATTCTGGAACTGGTGAACACCACCCGGCAGACCGGCGTGCTCGACGTGAAGGCCGAGGTGCCCTACACGGTCGCCTTTGTGGGCGGCGAGATCGTGGGCGGCGGCATTCTCGACTGGCTGGGCGTGGACGCGCTGCACGCCAGCCCGATGCTTCCCGACGAGGGCAGTTTCGAGTTCAAGCCGAGCGCCGTGACCGGCTCGCCCCTGGCCCCCTACGATCACTTTATGACCGACTGGGCGCGGGCTTCCGACGAGTGGGAGCAGATCTGCGCCGTGATCGGCAGCCCCAGCCGGGTCTTTCAGGGGGGCGTGCCGCTCTTCGACGAGCCGGGGGGCCGCAGCGTGCGCGGCGCGGCGCGGCAGGCCGAGCTGCCCCTCTTCGAGGTTGCCCAGACCCTCGCCGAGGCGGTGCGGCAGGGCCGGGTAGAACCGACCGGGCGCTACGCCTGGCACAGCCTGCGCCTGCGCTCGGGCACGACCCGGGTGACGCCGTCCCCCGTGGCAAGGGCGCTGGACGGCGAGCGCAACCTCGGCGAGGTGATCGCCGGGGGCCTGGACGAGTGGGCCGTGCGCGACCACCTCCTCGCCGAAATTCGTGCGGGGCTGCGGTTCCCCGGCAGCGGCTGGGTCCTGCGCGACCTGATCTGGGAGGAGAAGCACCTGCGGTAG
- a CDS encoding MDR family MFS transporter, which yields MTAPTPQGAPPARINYAQTLDMATKRVILFGVLLGLFLSALDQTIVATAMPRIAADLNGLNLYTWVTTAYLLTNTALVPIYGKLSDLYGRKPILMFGILVFLFGSALCGLSGEPFLGDLFGGGMMQLVVFRGLQGIGAAALGSVAFAIIADLFEPIDRPRYQGLFGAVFGLSSVIGPLLGGFLTDNISWRWVFYVNLPLGLIALAFIASKMPRLASGLQARVDWLGAALIIVFAVPLLLALTWGADGNYGWTSPTILGLFGLSAAALIAFLFAQSRHPSPILPLTLFRNPTFAWGAVARFLIGAGFLGAILFLSLYLVQVQGVSATKAGTATIPLTVGLIIGAIGSGQIASRIGRYKPLMLIGLVVAALGFFSLSTLNADTPYSAVVLRMVLLGLGLGPALPLYTTALQLSVKPWEIGVATSAGQFFQQMGGTIGTAVFGAVLTAGLTTNLATQFAAQAAAQQGTVATTLKGISAGIRSGSGENRNQDRNATPQSPEQIRATFAGLRRNVTQAIETGDREAIAAIQNNKTLPDEAKQQLTNIPAGGVAAGVTAGFGQAYNAIAAAVNSGDPARLAAAAANPQLPAELRARLAQIPAQALASPQARAQILAGIKQGLDAAAAAAARQAQQQALSAALKGVNDGEQVALLSARATKVAFAQTVASIYRYSIVVAALAFLATLMMPNLSMPTRQKGERMAPAHAEI from the coding sequence ATGACTGCCCCCACTCCCCAAGGCGCCCCGCCCGCGCGCATCAACTACGCGCAGACCCTCGACATGGCGACCAAGCGCGTGATCCTGTTCGGCGTGCTGCTGGGGCTGTTTCTCAGCGCGCTCGACCAGACCATCGTGGCGACCGCCATGCCGCGTATCGCCGCCGACCTCAACGGCCTGAACCTCTACACCTGGGTCACGACCGCCTACCTCCTCACGAACACGGCGCTCGTGCCCATCTACGGCAAGCTCTCGGACCTGTATGGGCGCAAGCCCATTCTGATGTTCGGCATCCTGGTGTTCCTGTTCGGCTCGGCGCTGTGCGGCCTGAGCGGCGAGCCCTTCCTGGGCGACCTCTTCGGCGGCGGAATGATGCAGCTCGTCGTGTTCCGCGGCCTTCAGGGGATCGGGGCGGCGGCGCTGGGCTCGGTCGCCTTCGCCATCATCGCCGACCTGTTCGAACCCATCGACCGGCCCCGCTACCAGGGCCTCTTCGGCGCCGTGTTCGGCCTGAGCAGCGTGATCGGCCCGCTGCTGGGCGGCTTCCTGACCGACAACATCTCCTGGCGCTGGGTGTTCTACGTGAACCTGCCGCTGGGCCTGATCGCGCTGGCCTTTATCGCCAGCAAGATGCCCCGCCTCGCCAGCGGGCTCCAGGCGCGGGTGGACTGGCTGGGCGCCGCGCTCATCATCGTGTTCGCCGTGCCGCTGCTGCTGGCCCTGACCTGGGGCGCGGACGGCAACTATGGCTGGACGAGCCCCACCATCCTGGGCCTCTTCGGCCTGAGCGCCGCCGCCCTGATCGCCTTCCTGTTCGCCCAGTCCCGGCACCCCAGCCCCATCCTGCCGCTGACCCTCTTTCGCAACCCGACCTTCGCCTGGGGGGCGGTCGCGCGCTTCCTGATCGGGGCGGGCTTTCTCGGCGCGATCCTCTTCCTGAGCCTCTACCTCGTGCAGGTGCAGGGCGTGAGCGCGACCAAGGCGGGGACCGCCACCATTCCGCTGACGGTGGGCCTGATCATCGGGGCCATCGGCTCGGGCCAGATCGCCAGCCGCATCGGGCGTTACAAGCCCCTCATGCTGATCGGGCTGGTCGTCGCCGCGCTGGGTTTTTTCAGCCTCAGCACGCTGAACGCCGACACGCCCTACTCCGCCGTGGTGCTGAGGATGGTCCTGCTGGGCCTGGGCCTGGGTCCCGCGCTGCCGCTGTACACGACCGCCCTGCAACTCTCGGTCAAGCCCTGGGAGATCGGCGTGGCGACGAGCGCCGGGCAGTTCTTCCAGCAGATGGGCGGCACCATCGGCACGGCCGTCTTCGGCGCGGTCCTCACCGCGGGCCTGACGACCAACCTCGCCACCCAGTTCGCCGCGCAGGCCGCCGCCCAGCAGGGCACCGTCGCCACCACCCTGAAGGGCATCAGCGCGGGGATTCGCAGCGGGTCGGGCGAGAACCGCAACCAGGACCGCAACGCCACGCCGCAGAGCCCCGAGCAGATCCGGGCGACCTTCGCAGGGTTGCGCCGCAACGTCACGCAGGCCATCGAGACGGGCGACCGGGAGGCCATCGCCGCCATTCAGAACAACAAGACGCTGCCTGACGAGGCGAAACAGCAGCTCACGAACATCCCCGCCGGGGGCGTGGCCGCGGGCGTGACTGCCGGATTCGGGCAGGCCTACAATGCCATCGCCGCGGCTGTGAACAGCGGCGATCCAGCCCGCCTCGCTGCCGCCGCGGCCAACCCGCAGCTTCCCGCCGAGTTGCGCGCCCGCCTCGCGCAGATTCCCGCGCAGGCGCTCGCCAGCCCGCAGGCCCGCGCGCAAATCCTGGCCGGGATCAAGCAGGGGCTTGATGCCGCTGCCGCCGCCGCCGCGCGGCAGGCCCAGCAGCAGGCGCTCAGCGCCGCCCTGAAGGGCGTGAACGACGGTGAGCAGGTCGCGCTCCTGAGTGCCCGCGCGACGAAGGTTGCCTTCGCGCAGACCGTCGCCTCCATCTACCGTTACTCCATCGTGGTGGCGGCCCTCGCCTTCCTCGCCACGCTGATGATGCCCAACCTCAGCATGCCGACCCGGCAGAAGGGCGAGCGGATGGCCCCGGCACACGCCGAAATCTGA
- a CDS encoding MarR family winged helix-turn-helix transcriptional regulator has protein sequence MMDPTAQANAPNGDTGTDAARLGQEMKRLHRLISSRVLLNMQDELQDHDLTFTQMTALHQLRAQAPLTVSALAERARLSLPAASHLVERLVRRGFAERRENPENRREKLVVPTAQGLDVVTRMDAQFIGAYEAAFREVRPETIRAATAAVRALVAEVGSGPGCAPPSQEDS, from the coding sequence ATGATGGATCCCACCGCCCAGGCCAACGCACCGAACGGGGACACGGGCACCGACGCCGCCCGGCTCGGTCAGGAGATGAAGCGGCTGCACCGCCTGATCAGCAGCCGGGTCCTCCTGAACATGCAGGACGAGCTTCAGGACCACGACCTGACCTTTACCCAGATGACGGCCCTGCACCAGCTTCGCGCCCAGGCGCCCCTGACCGTCTCGGCGCTGGCGGAACGCGCCCGGCTGAGCCTGCCCGCGGCCAGCCACCTCGTGGAGCGGCTGGTGCGCCGGGGGTTCGCCGAGCGACGGGAGAACCCGGAGAACCGCCGCGAAAAGCTCGTCGTTCCCACCGCCCAGGGGCTGGACGTGGTGACGCGTATGGACGCCCAGTTCATCGGGGCCTACGAGGCGGCCTTCCGCGAGGTGAGACCCGAGACGATTCGCGCCGCCACCGCCGCCGTCCGCGCCCTGGTCGCCGAGGTCGGCTCCGGCCCCGGCTGCGCCCCCCCTTCCCAGGAGGATTCATGA
- the lysX gene encoding lysine biosynthesis protein LysX: MADLAVLYDRIRPDEKMLFEALDSLGVPYDKVYTPQLRVTFDDAGRVPWRVALERCVSQSRGHAVTRALEGLGVRVINPAHVIELCGDKLATNAALARADLPTPRTGVAFDGEAALALIEELGYPVVLKPTVGSWGRMVSRINDRDAAEAIIEHKEVLGGPQHGVFYVQELIRKPGRDIRAFVVGGECIGAIYRTSEHWITNTARGARASNCPVTPEIADLARRAAAAVSGEIVAIDLVEDPGRGLLVIEINHTMEFKNSVSTTGVDIPRRMGEYALGLLRGVASGKPVPEPVR, encoded by the coding sequence ATGGCCGACTTAGCTGTTCTCTACGACCGCATCCGCCCCGACGAGAAGATGCTCTTCGAGGCGCTGGACAGCCTCGGCGTGCCCTACGACAAGGTCTACACGCCGCAACTGCGCGTGACCTTCGACGATGCGGGGCGTGTGCCCTGGCGTGTGGCGCTCGAACGCTGCGTGAGCCAGTCGCGTGGGCACGCCGTCACCCGGGCGCTGGAGGGGCTGGGCGTGCGGGTGATCAACCCCGCCCACGTCATCGAGTTGTGTGGCGACAAGCTCGCCACGAACGCGGCGCTGGCCCGTGCGGACCTGCCCACCCCCCGCACCGGCGTGGCCTTCGACGGTGAGGCCGCCCTCGCGCTGATCGAGGAACTGGGCTACCCGGTTGTCCTCAAGCCCACCGTCGGCTCCTGGGGCCGCATGGTGAGCCGCATCAACGACCGCGACGCCGCCGAGGCGATCATCGAGCACAAGGAGGTGCTGGGCGGCCCGCAGCACGGCGTCTTCTACGTGCAGGAGCTGATCCGCAAGCCGGGGCGCGACATCCGCGCCTTCGTGGTCGGCGGCGAGTGCATCGGGGCGATCTACCGCACCTCCGAACACTGGATCACGAATACGGCGCGCGGCGCGAGGGCGAGCAACTGCCCCGTCACGCCGGAAATCGCGGACCTCGCCCGGCGGGCGGCGGCGGCTGTCTCCGGCGAGATCGTCGCCATCGACCTCGTGGAGGACCCGGGGCGTGGCCTGCTCGTCATCGAGATCAACCACACGATGGAGTTCAAGAACTCGGTGAGCACGACGGGCGTGGACATTCCCCGCCGGATGGGGGAGTACGCGCTGGGTCTGCTCAGGGGCGTGGCCTCCGGCAAACCTGTTCCTGAACCGGTCCGATAG